Proteins encoded within one genomic window of Flavobacteriales bacterium:
- a CDS encoding GlmU family protein — MNYILFDDNRQHLLPLTYTRPVAEIRIGILTISEKWQIALSSTVSHSTEEYLSTKFPLSISDDNTWINGSICPNESLLKAIHSLKSNQSLKKDDLILAYRSTDNTIPQNNIDYKEDIFQLSRLWQIFQFNAACIHSDFEMLTKGRQSQAISSTNSTICPEKIFIEEGAVVEHAVLNASSGPIYIGKEAEIMEGSLVRGPLAMCEHSVLKMGAKIYGATTLGPYCKVGGEVNNSVLLGYSNKGHDGFLGNSVIGEWCNLGADTNNSNLKNNYAEVKLWNYSINRFENSGLQFCGLIMGDHSKCGINTMFNTGTVIGVSANIFGAGFPRNFVPSFSWGGSSGYSTYQLRKVYDVAEKVMERRSKVFDEVEKDIIDSVFELTKSYRKD; from the coding sequence ATGAATTACATTCTATTTGATGATAATAGGCAACATTTATTGCCTTTGACATATACTCGACCAGTTGCTGAAATTCGTATAGGAATTCTCACGATTTCAGAAAAATGGCAAATTGCATTATCGTCAACAGTATCCCATTCAACCGAGGAGTATTTAAGCACTAAGTTTCCTTTGTCAATTAGTGATGATAATACATGGATAAATGGTAGTATTTGTCCAAATGAAAGCTTACTTAAAGCGATACATTCTTTAAAAAGTAATCAATCCTTAAAAAAGGATGATTTAATTCTAGCATATAGGTCAACAGACAACACTATTCCTCAAAACAATATTGATTATAAAGAAGATATTTTTCAATTAAGTAGATTGTGGCAAATATTCCAGTTTAATGCTGCTTGTATACATTCTGATTTTGAAATGCTAACAAAAGGAAGACAATCGCAAGCTATTAGTTCAACCAATTCTACAATATGTCCGGAAAAAATATTTATTGAAGAAGGTGCAGTAGTTGAACACGCTGTATTAAATGCTTCATCAGGCCCAATATATATTGGTAAAGAAGCTGAAATAATGGAGGGCAGTTTAGTTCGAGGACCTTTGGCAATGTGTGAACATTCTGTACTGAAAATGGGTGCAAAAATTTATGGCGCTACAACCTTAGGCCCTTATTGTAAAGTAGGAGGTGAGGTCAATAATTCTGTTCTTCTAGGTTATTCCAATAAAGGACATGACGGCTTCTTAGGTAATTCAGTAATAGGTGAGTGGTGCAACCTTGGAGCCGATACCAACAACTCTAACCTCAAGAATAATTATGCTGAGGTAAAACTATGGAACTATTCCATCAACAGATTTGAAAATTCCGGTCTTCAATTTTGTGGTTTAATTATGGGTGACCATTCTAAATGTGGAATAAATACCATGTTTAATACAGGGACTGTAATTGGTGTAAGTGCTAACATATTCGGAGCAGGTTTCCCTAGAAACTTTGTGCCTTCTTTTTCTTGGGGAGGATCTTCTGGTTACTCTACCTATCAATTAAGAAAAGTATACGACGTTGCTGAAAAAGTTATGGAGAGGCGATCAAAAGTATTCGATGAGGTTGAAAAAGACATAATTGATTCCGTATTTGAACTGACAAAGTCGTACCGAAAAGACTAG
- the lon gene encoding endopeptidase La, translating into MFLDSYVATNFEDESDFFPLLSSVDEDKINKEQIPDVLPILPLRNTVLFPGVIIPITVGRDKSVKLIKDANKGTKTIGVVSQKNRDIENPSFNDLNKVGTVAHIMKMLRMPDGNVTVIIQGRKLMQVNEFVQQEPYIKSTVQELTENKPAKDDEQFVALVDSIKDIALQIVKESPNIPSEAQLAIQNIESPSYLVNFVCSNMDVGVDKKQELLEVFDLKLRSENTLEIISKELQRLEMKNEIQHKVKHDLDQQQREYFLNQQLKAIQEELGGSADQEIEEMRSRSKNKKWAKEISENFEKELKKLQRMNPAMADYSVQRAYLELVLDLPWGEYTKDKFDLKRAKKILDRDHFGLEKVKERILEHLAVLKIKGDMKAPILCLYGPPGVGKTSLGKTIAEALGRKYERVSLGGLRDESEIRGHRKTYIGAMPGRIIKSIKKANSSNPVFVLDEIDKVSRDSHADPSSAMLEVLDPEQNNSFHDNYLEMGYDLSKVMFVATANSLNTIQPALRDRMEIIEITGYTLEEKVQIAKKHLLPKQLKEHGLSSKDLNLSTKVLRALVEGYTRESGVRGLDKMVAKLVRYVAKSIAMEEEYKIVVEPIDLKSIIGAPTFDKSKQLNNDIPGVVTGLAWTPVGGDILFIECSKSPGKGNLTITGNLGKVMKESSTIAMHYIKSHAKQFGIKKEDLDTYDIHIHVPEGATPKDGPSAGVTMLTALVSLFTNKKVKAKIAMTGEITLRGKVLPVGGIKEKILAAKRAGIKEIILCEQNLKDIEEINEHYLKGLKFHYVSKMNDVINIAL; encoded by the coding sequence ATGTTTTTAGATTCTTATGTAGCAACTAACTTTGAAGACGAATCGGATTTTTTTCCTCTTCTTAGCAGTGTAGATGAAGACAAAATTAATAAAGAACAAATTCCTGATGTTTTACCTATTCTACCTTTAAGAAATACCGTCTTATTTCCTGGAGTAATCATTCCAATCACAGTAGGGAGAGATAAGTCTGTAAAGCTCATAAAAGATGCCAATAAAGGGACTAAAACTATTGGTGTTGTTTCACAAAAAAATCGAGATATAGAAAACCCTTCTTTCAACGATTTAAATAAAGTTGGAACAGTAGCTCACATTATGAAAATGTTGAGAATGCCTGATGGTAATGTTACTGTTATTATTCAGGGTAGAAAATTAATGCAAGTCAATGAGTTTGTTCAGCAAGAACCATATATCAAATCTACTGTTCAAGAACTGACGGAAAATAAGCCAGCCAAAGACGATGAACAATTTGTTGCTTTGGTAGATTCTATTAAAGATATTGCTTTGCAGATAGTAAAAGAATCGCCAAATATCCCTTCAGAAGCTCAATTGGCTATTCAAAATATTGAATCACCTTCCTATCTAGTTAATTTTGTTTGTTCCAATATGGATGTTGGCGTTGATAAAAAGCAAGAACTCTTAGAAGTTTTTGATTTGAAATTACGTTCTGAAAATACGCTTGAAATCATTAGTAAAGAGTTGCAACGCCTAGAGATGAAGAATGAAATTCAGCATAAGGTAAAGCACGATTTAGACCAGCAGCAAAGAGAATATTTCTTAAACCAACAGCTAAAGGCCATTCAAGAAGAATTAGGTGGCTCTGCAGACCAAGAAATTGAAGAGATGAGGTCTAGATCCAAAAATAAAAAATGGGCTAAAGAAATTTCTGAAAATTTTGAAAAAGAATTGAAGAAATTACAGCGTATGAACCCGGCCATGGCTGACTATTCTGTTCAACGTGCATATTTAGAATTGGTGTTGGATTTACCTTGGGGTGAATACACAAAAGATAAGTTTGACTTAAAACGTGCCAAAAAGATTTTAGACAGAGATCATTTTGGTCTTGAAAAAGTAAAGGAACGTATTCTTGAACATCTTGCAGTACTTAAGATAAAAGGAGATATGAAAGCACCTATCCTATGTCTATATGGACCTCCTGGAGTTGGTAAAACTTCTTTGGGTAAAACCATTGCAGAGGCTTTAGGAAGAAAATACGAGCGTGTTTCTTTAGGTGGGCTTAGAGATGAATCTGAAATTAGAGGTCACAGAAAGACCTACATTGGAGCTATGCCAGGTCGTATTATCAAATCGATTAAGAAAGCAAATTCCTCTAACCCTGTCTTTGTTCTAGATGAAATTGATAAGGTTAGTCGAGATTCACATGCAGACCCTTCTTCAGCCATGCTCGAAGTACTTGACCCTGAACAGAATAACTCCTTTCACGATAATTATTTAGAAATGGGTTACGATTTATCTAAAGTGATGTTTGTAGCTACGGCGAACTCTCTAAACACTATTCAGCCGGCTTTAAGGGATAGGATGGAAATTATCGAAATTACGGGATACACTCTTGAAGAAAAGGTTCAAATTGCAAAAAAGCATTTATTACCAAAACAGCTGAAAGAACACGGTTTAAGCAGTAAAGACCTTAATTTATCCACTAAAGTATTACGTGCGTTAGTTGAGGGTTACACTAGAGAGTCAGGAGTAAGAGGATTGGACAAAATGGTAGCGAAATTAGTGCGTTATGTTGCCAAATCCATTGCTATGGAAGAAGAGTACAAAATTGTTGTTGAGCCAATAGATTTGAAATCCATTATTGGTGCACCAACATTTGATAAATCAAAACAGCTCAATAATGATATTCCTGGAGTAGTTACAGGTCTTGCCTGGACACCTGTAGGAGGCGATATACTCTTTATTGAATGCAGTAAGAGTCCTGGTAAAGGAAATTTAACAATTACCGGTAATCTCGGAAAAGTAATGAAAGAATCATCAACCATTGCTATGCATTACATTAAGTCCCATGCCAAACAATTTGGGATAAAAAAAGAAGACTTAGATACTTATGACATACATATCCACGTTCCTGAAGGTGCTACTCCTAAAGATGGACCTTCAGCTGGTGTAACTATGTTGACAGCATTGGTTTCATTATTTACCAATAAAAAAGTCAAAGCAAAAATTGCAATGACTGGTGAAATAACTTTGAGAGGTAAGGTATTACCAGTAGGTGGTATCAAAGAAAAGATACTTGCAGCAAAACGTGCTGGTATCAAAGAAATTATTCTTTGCGAACAAAATTTAAAAGATATCGAAGAGATAAACGAACACTATTTAAAAGGCTTGAAATTTCACTATGTTTCAAAAATGAATGATGTGATAAACATAGCTTTGTAG
- a CDS encoding DUF3575 domain-containing protein gives MKKNLLLTSALFIAFASFSQDALVKISPFHFVDGTFHTTYERALSNNNSFALSGGYNLTENGDEYGWMGELQLRKYVFKPAINSSSDSPLSGIYAGLYGNGKYFVQQYDRYVSSWVVEPYYESNYDSNGDYIGSTYHPGSGYSSDRKIDEYEVKQIEGGVVMGFQLIFAKNLSLDLFVGGGLRSSVIENKPEGIEFYAPERGYTGIVPKIGFDIGISF, from the coding sequence ATGAAAAAAAATCTTTTGCTTACTTCAGCGCTATTTATAGCTTTTGCTTCTTTTTCACAAGATGCATTAGTAAAGATTAGCCCTTTCCATTTTGTTGATGGAACATTTCACACGACTTATGAGCGTGCTTTATCAAATAACAATTCTTTTGCTTTGTCAGGAGGTTACAACCTTACTGAAAATGGTGATGAATACGGATGGATGGGTGAACTCCAATTGAGAAAATATGTTTTTAAACCAGCTATAAACAGTTCTAGTGATTCACCTCTTTCAGGTATTTATGCAGGACTTTACGGAAACGGTAAGTACTTTGTGCAGCAATACGATCGTTACGTTTCTTCATGGGTAGTTGAGCCATATTATGAGTCAAATTACGATAGTAATGGAGACTACATAGGTTCTACTTATCATCCTGGTTCAGGGTATTCTAGCGATAGAAAAATCGATGAGTATGAGGTAAAACAGATTGAAGGTGGTGTCGTTATGGGTTTCCAATTAATTTTTGCTAAAAATCTTTCTCTTGATTTATTCGTTGGGGGTGGCTTACGTTCTTCTGTAATTGAAAATAAACCAGAAGGAATTGAGTTTTATGCACCAGAAAGAGGGTATACAGGTATAGTTCCAAAAATTGGATTTGATATAGGTATCTCATTCTAA